Proteins encoded by one window of Streptomyces sp. NBC_01477:
- a CDS encoding plasmid mobilization relaxosome protein MobC, with translation MAEGARREGAPGGEAGAASGPDTDQLTTVQRAVLATAHADERPHTMPTSTPGPAAKAARLDSDSDGEVRETVAAFVHDKVPALDVPPLPTHPQAQVMPKGKIRRFNGKRRTLRVGPVGFTESEHADLLAAAERHGYEGTLSGYLADIALAFIRGAFTVDLPLHTDRQAVQEFRAQIRYEINRIGVNINQMVYVLHRDDRIEPDIRERLEHLDLLLTRIARALLLPAEAASRTDGEDA, from the coding sequence GTGGCGGAGGGGGCCCGGCGCGAGGGCGCGCCGGGCGGAGAAGCAGGCGCCGCCAGCGGCCCCGACACGGACCAGCTCACCACCGTGCAGCGCGCCGTCCTCGCGACCGCACACGCCGATGAGCGCCCCCACACCATGCCGACCAGCACCCCCGGCCCGGCCGCCAAGGCGGCCAGGCTCGACAGCGACAGCGACGGCGAGGTCCGTGAGACAGTCGCCGCGTTCGTCCACGACAAGGTCCCCGCACTCGACGTGCCACCGCTACCGACCCACCCCCAGGCCCAGGTGATGCCGAAGGGCAAGATCCGCCGGTTCAACGGCAAGCGCCGCACGCTCCGCGTCGGGCCGGTGGGCTTCACGGAGTCCGAGCACGCCGACCTTCTGGCGGCGGCTGAGCGGCACGGCTACGAGGGCACCCTGTCGGGCTACCTGGCGGATATCGCGCTGGCGTTCATCCGGGGCGCGTTCACCGTCGATCTTCCGCTGCACACCGACAGGCAAGCGGTGCAGGAGTTCCGCGCGCAGATCCGGTACGAGATCAACCGGATCGGGGTCAACATCAACCAGATGGTCTACGTGCTGCACCGCGACGACCGCATCGAACCGGACATCCGCGAACGCCTTGAGCATCTGGACCTGCTGCTGACCCGTATCGCCCGCGCCCTGCTCCTACCCGCCGAGGCCGCCAGCCGCACGGACGGGGAGGACGCGTGA
- a CDS encoding helix-turn-helix domain-containing protein, translating to MPATPTPIALLADALGVSEQDLRQALHASTSTAYDPTLVALTVEEAARRLSVGRTTMYALLASGEIPSVAVGRLRRIPAEALNDYLAARTPLTRSTVALAA from the coding sequence ATGCCTGCAACACCCACGCCCATTGCCTTGCTCGCGGACGCACTCGGCGTCAGCGAGCAAGACCTTCGGCAAGCCCTTCACGCCAGCACATCGACCGCGTACGACCCCACGCTGGTCGCGCTCACCGTCGAGGAAGCCGCCCGGCGCCTCAGCGTCGGCCGGACCACCATGTACGCGCTGCTCGCCTCCGGCGAAATCCCGTCCGTCGCCGTCGGCCGCCTGCGCCGCATCCCCGCCGAGGCGCTCAACGACTACCTCGCCGCCCGCACCCCGCTCACCCGCTCGACCGTCGCTCTCGCGGCCTGA
- a CDS encoding DUF2637 domain-containing protein: protein MPTTPTGAHPAATGTFARTTITVVMAVIAALAFVFSFGNVWALALRLGVPRPIAPLIAPMVDLSVVGLLVALHHLAVHGTDPAHLRSATRLMHLCGLLTLALNTAQPLLARHYGRAAIDTVAPALLLGWGTVGPTLLRHLHTPPHQTQERPGPTPPAEATALPAQRTTPTAAIPARTPPPGQADREDARPAAPSKRTGRPPAATMDQLIGIARPAVVEHGVSTAVVKKALKDAGTPVASARFTALMQHLRDEHASTAGVPQPEPEPARDHPADA from the coding sequence ATGCCCACCACCCCCACCGGCGCGCACCCCGCCGCCACGGGAACCTTCGCCCGCACCACGATCACGGTCGTGATGGCGGTCATCGCCGCGCTCGCCTTCGTGTTCTCCTTCGGCAACGTCTGGGCCCTGGCCCTGCGACTCGGCGTGCCCCGCCCGATCGCGCCCCTGATTGCCCCGATGGTCGACCTGTCCGTCGTCGGCCTGCTCGTCGCCCTCCACCACCTCGCCGTCCACGGCACCGACCCCGCCCACCTGCGCTCCGCCACCCGCCTGATGCACCTGTGCGGCCTGCTCACCCTCGCCCTCAACACCGCCCAGCCCCTGCTCGCCAGGCACTACGGCCGCGCCGCCATCGACACCGTCGCCCCCGCGCTCCTGCTCGGCTGGGGAACCGTAGGCCCCACCCTCCTCCGCCACCTCCACACACCACCCCATCAGACGCAGGAGCGCCCAGGCCCTACACCACCGGCAGAGGCCACCGCCCTGCCAGCCCAGCGAACAACGCCCACAGCAGCCATCCCAGCTCGGACTCCGCCGCCTGGGCAAGCCGATCGGGAGGACGCGCGCCCCGCTGCTCCGAGCAAGCGCACCGGACGACCGCCCGCCGCAACCATGGACCAGCTGATCGGCATAGCCCGCCCCGCCGTCGTCGAGCACGGCGTCAGCACCGCCGTGGTCAAGAAGGCCCTGAAGGACGCCGGCACACCCGTCGCCAGCGCCCGCTTCACCGCACTGATGCAGCACCTCAGGGACGAACACGCCTCCACCGCAGGTGTTCCGCAGCCGGAGCCCGAGCCAGCACGAGACCACCCTGCCGACGCCTGA
- a CDS encoding helix-turn-helix domain-containing protein yields MSSPHAHRYTPLEGEALVAHNMKVLRKAARLSQEDLAERMTRLGFKFHQTQIAKIENGTRLLRFDEVVALAKALNVPAAHFMTEAVAGPDEPDYELQEAGYRVQKAEQEWKTAHDIEQGARARLEEAEREYDEIADRLAAQGVNIGQDTGPEWYPAPNSTWDPLRKEPSDGQ; encoded by the coding sequence ATGTCCAGTCCGCACGCGCACCGCTACACGCCCCTGGAGGGCGAAGCCCTGGTGGCGCACAACATGAAGGTCCTGCGCAAAGCCGCACGCCTGTCCCAGGAGGACCTGGCCGAGCGCATGACCCGGCTCGGATTCAAGTTCCACCAGACCCAGATCGCCAAGATCGAGAACGGCACCCGCCTGCTGCGCTTCGACGAGGTCGTCGCCCTGGCCAAGGCCCTCAACGTCCCCGCCGCCCACTTCATGACCGAAGCAGTCGCCGGCCCCGACGAGCCGGACTACGAACTGCAGGAGGCCGGCTACCGCGTCCAGAAGGCCGAGCAGGAGTGGAAGACCGCCCACGACATCGAGCAGGGCGCCAGAGCCCGGCTCGAAGAGGCCGAGCGCGAGTACGACGAAATCGCCGACCGCCTCGCGGCCCAGGGCGTGAACATCGGCCAGGACACCGGACCCGAGTGGTACCCCGCCCCCAACTCGACCTGGGACCCGCTGCGCAAGGAACCGTCCGACGGCCAGTAG
- a CDS encoding ATP-binding protein: MTKEPNAIMEFTPTAPVPTPSEPICDEFAVRVSSTAATGGALERDLDGRWVGRLRRISVAKLRAWGLAALMDDVQLLVSELVTNALRYGEDGEITFRLVITLQGVLIAVNDGSSRRPRLSVVDEESETGRGLFLVAAIAHDWGVSPDGTTTWCTLRVAEPQ; encoded by the coding sequence GTGACCAAGGAACCGAACGCGATCATGGAGTTCACGCCTACAGCTCCCGTTCCGACGCCGTCCGAGCCCATCTGCGACGAGTTCGCGGTACGTGTCTCCAGCACTGCCGCGACGGGCGGCGCCCTTGAACGGGATCTCGATGGCCGATGGGTAGGGCGGCTTCGGCGTATCAGTGTCGCCAAGTTGCGCGCCTGGGGCTTGGCCGCGCTCATGGACGACGTCCAACTCCTGGTCAGCGAGCTGGTCACCAACGCTCTGCGATACGGCGAGGACGGCGAGATCACGTTCCGCCTCGTGATCACCCTCCAGGGAGTGCTGATCGCGGTGAACGACGGTTCCAGCCGCCGCCCGCGGCTGAGCGTCGTCGACGAGGAGAGCGAAACCGGCCGCGGCCTCTTCCTCGTCGCCGCGATCGCCCACGACTGGGGAGTGAGCCCCGACGGTACGACGACGTGGTGCACGTTGCGTGTCGCGGAACCGCAATGA
- a CDS encoding DUF3631 domain-containing protein, which translates to MNEGTASIPEPAAPDLNPPAGTWPTVAQPGSGHRPRQPDAVSPLRAPEPAPAPDRPQEPTSPPEIPDVPQTEGDELLARLRALIARFVVLPSEAALDATTLWVAASHLQAAWQHAPRLAVVGPAKRCGKSRLLDVLAETVHSPVLTVNSTPAAVFRSITEDPPTLLVDEADTIFGSPKMAEKNEEMRGLLNAGHQRDRYVLRVVGNDHTPHRFHTFAMAAIAGIGDLPDTIMDRSIVIRMRRRAEGERVSPYRTKRDSPALRAMRTELARWTKPLADQALHLEPQMPVEDRAADTWEPLIIIADLAGGPWPRRARQACTRLVTAEAESEDDQPNGARILADIRRIFHAAGDPDSIATDQLLFSLNGDPEAPWAEWGRSGLTPRGLASMLREFGISSGNVRISDHTQRKGYMRNKFADAWRRYCPTVHPLGPPPRQGTSR; encoded by the coding sequence GTGAACGAGGGTACTGCCTCCATCCCCGAGCCCGCAGCCCCGGACCTGAACCCACCGGCCGGCACCTGGCCAACCGTCGCACAGCCAGGCAGCGGCCACCGGCCACGCCAACCCGACGCCGTATCCCCGCTCCGCGCCCCCGAGCCGGCACCCGCACCGGACCGGCCGCAGGAGCCGACCAGCCCGCCGGAGATACCCGACGTACCGCAGACCGAGGGCGACGAACTGCTGGCGCGGCTGCGGGCGCTGATCGCCAGGTTCGTGGTCCTGCCCTCCGAGGCGGCGCTGGACGCGACCACGCTGTGGGTCGCCGCATCCCATCTCCAGGCTGCCTGGCAGCACGCCCCGCGCCTGGCGGTGGTGGGACCTGCCAAGCGGTGCGGCAAGTCGAGGTTGCTGGACGTGCTCGCCGAGACCGTCCACAGCCCGGTGCTGACCGTGAACTCCACCCCGGCCGCGGTCTTCCGCTCGATCACCGAGGACCCGCCCACCCTCCTGGTGGACGAGGCCGACACCATCTTCGGCAGCCCGAAGATGGCGGAGAAGAACGAGGAGATGCGCGGCCTGCTCAACGCCGGGCACCAGCGCGACCGCTACGTCCTGCGCGTGGTCGGCAACGACCACACCCCGCACCGGTTCCACACCTTCGCCATGGCCGCCATCGCCGGCATCGGCGACCTCCCCGACACGATCATGGACCGCTCCATCGTGATCCGGATGCGCCGCCGAGCCGAAGGCGAACGCGTCTCGCCCTACCGCACCAAACGCGACAGCCCCGCCCTACGGGCCATGCGTACTGAATTGGCGCGCTGGACCAAGCCCCTGGCCGACCAGGCCCTGCACCTGGAACCGCAGATGCCGGTCGAAGACCGCGCCGCCGACACCTGGGAACCGCTGATCATCATCGCCGACCTCGCCGGCGGCCCATGGCCCCGCCGGGCACGGCAGGCATGCACACGCCTCGTCACCGCCGAGGCCGAGTCCGAGGACGACCAGCCCAACGGCGCACGCATCCTGGCCGACATCCGACGGATCTTCCACGCCGCCGGCGACCCCGACAGCATCGCCACCGACCAGCTCCTGTTCTCCCTCAACGGCGACCCCGAAGCCCCCTGGGCCGAATGGGGGCGAAGCGGCCTGACCCCGCGCGGCCTCGCCAGCATGCTGCGCGAATTCGGCATCTCCTCCGGCAACGTCCGCATCAGCGACCACACCCAGCGCAAGGGCTACATGCGCAACAAGTTCGCCGACGCCTGGCGCCGCTACTGCCCCACCGTCCACCCCCTCGGCCCACCCCCGAGACAGGGCACCTCACGCTGA
- a CDS encoding helix-turn-helix domain-containing protein, with protein sequence MNATPMSVDILTRVDMRQALAEHDFAEVFRLLKKHGGLSQNRIALACGLTPGKVSTIMNGQTRVVSYDVLSRIADGLHIPGELIGLATRPWETEEAEPARPEAPEVTARMDSPWQNVGTVELADQLTRADLAMDRRALTRAIAATVMTGPLLLDSLEGWMLPGEKGSRRNRPGRLGVRDVEQLEETAKAFRTWNHKYGGGLRRRAVLGQLQEVAALLQEHQAPLVEQRLYAVLAQLAGTAAGMAWDAGLQRRAQDYYRLSLRAAHAAGDRLWGANTLAGMARQLLYAARPTDALELVRFAQEGVRDEAGPRLRAMLHTREAWALAALGRTAAFNRATEQARHALADGGLDEPYWIGYFDEAELAGVTGGRFLELARHDPRLHAGQAEEQIRTALTRRGPEAGRSHALDRLGLAEVYFLSGDLTAAVAETHAACDVAERVHSGRVREGMAELYAYTVGHGTSAPVREARARLREQLAD encoded by the coding sequence GTGAACGCCACACCGATGTCCGTGGATATTCTGACCAGGGTCGATATGCGTCAGGCGCTGGCTGAACACGACTTCGCCGAGGTGTTCAGGCTCTTAAAGAAGCATGGTGGCCTGTCCCAGAACCGCATCGCACTGGCGTGCGGACTAACCCCGGGCAAGGTATCCACCATCATGAACGGGCAGACGCGCGTCGTCTCGTACGACGTGCTGAGCCGCATCGCCGACGGCCTGCACATTCCTGGCGAGCTCATCGGTCTCGCCACCCGTCCCTGGGAAACGGAGGAGGCCGAACCGGCTCGCCCCGAAGCTCCCGAGGTGACAGCCCGCATGGACAGTCCGTGGCAGAACGTCGGCACAGTCGAGCTGGCGGACCAACTCACCCGCGCCGACCTCGCCATGGACCGACGCGCGCTCACCCGAGCGATCGCGGCCACCGTGATGACCGGACCGCTCCTGCTCGACTCGCTGGAAGGCTGGATGCTGCCCGGTGAGAAGGGCTCCCGCCGAAACCGCCCCGGCCGACTGGGGGTGCGCGACGTCGAGCAGCTTGAAGAGACAGCGAAGGCGTTCCGCACCTGGAACCACAAGTACGGCGGCGGACTGCGGCGCCGCGCGGTCCTCGGCCAACTGCAAGAGGTGGCCGCACTCCTCCAGGAACACCAAGCACCGCTCGTTGAGCAGCGGTTGTACGCAGTGCTGGCGCAACTGGCCGGTACCGCGGCGGGCATGGCATGGGATGCCGGACTGCAACGGCGAGCACAGGACTACTACCGGCTCAGCCTGCGGGCAGCTCACGCTGCTGGCGACCGCCTCTGGGGTGCCAACACTCTGGCCGGCATGGCTCGCCAGTTGCTGTACGCGGCCCGACCGACTGATGCCCTGGAACTCGTCCGCTTCGCGCAGGAGGGTGTCCGTGACGAAGCCGGACCACGGCTCCGTGCGATGCTCCACACGCGAGAGGCATGGGCCCTGGCCGCATTGGGCAGGACCGCGGCGTTCAACCGGGCCACCGAACAAGCCCGCCACGCACTTGCTGATGGCGGTCTCGATGAGCCGTACTGGATCGGCTACTTCGACGAAGCAGAACTGGCAGGCGTCACCGGCGGTCGCTTCCTGGAGCTTGCCCGACACGATCCCCGGCTACACGCAGGGCAGGCCGAAGAACAGATCCGCACCGCGCTCACCCGCCGGGGACCAGAGGCAGGCAGATCGCACGCGCTGGACCGCCTCGGTCTGGCCGAGGTCTACTTCCTCTCTGGCGACCTTACCGCGGCCGTCGCCGAGACCCACGCGGCCTGCGATGTCGCCGAACGCGTCCATTCCGGACGCGTGCGAGAAGGCATGGCCGAGCTGTACGCCTACACAGTGGGGCACGGGACGTCGGCACCGGTACGGGAAGCGCGCGCTAGGCTCCGCGAGCAACTCGCCGACTGA
- a CDS encoding tyrosine-type recombinase/integrase, which produces MAKSRQPNGASSIYLGKDGKWHGYVTVGIKDNGKPDRRHVKRKTRAETTKAVRALERERDAGRVRKAGQAWTVESWLTHWVENIAALHVSENTIDGYRVAVYHHLIPGLGAHRLTKLEPEHLERFYKKMQGNGSSAGTAHQAHRTVRAALNEAKRRRHLTENPATIAKAPRLVEEEVVPYTVEEVRRILEVASRERNAARWVIALALGLRQGEVLGLKWTDVDFHHGVLVVHRGRLRPRYQHGCGDTCGRKPGYCPQKVNVRRETKETKSRAGRRPIGVPDELMKLLAQHRDEQDRERILARDLWVEKGYVFTSPMGEPLNPNTDHHKWKELLEAAGLRDGRLHDARHTAGTILLILSVPDTVVDAIMGWEPGQSAHMRRRYQHLTNRVLKDTAAKVGELLWAAPADC; this is translated from the coding sequence ATGGCAAAGTCCCGGCAGCCCAACGGCGCCTCCTCGATCTACCTAGGCAAAGACGGGAAGTGGCACGGCTACGTCACCGTCGGCATCAAGGACAACGGCAAGCCCGACCGCCGCCACGTCAAGCGGAAGACTCGAGCCGAGACCACCAAGGCCGTCCGCGCCTTGGAGCGAGAGCGCGACGCCGGCCGCGTCCGCAAGGCCGGCCAGGCCTGGACTGTCGAGTCCTGGCTGACCCATTGGGTCGAGAACATCGCGGCCCTGCACGTCTCCGAGAACACCATCGACGGCTACCGCGTCGCCGTTTACCACCACCTCATACCCGGACTCGGCGCGCATCGCCTGACGAAGCTGGAGCCCGAGCACCTGGAGCGCTTCTACAAGAAGATGCAGGGCAACGGCAGTTCAGCCGGAACCGCCCACCAGGCCCACCGCACCGTCCGAGCCGCCCTCAACGAGGCCAAGCGCCGCCGCCACCTCACCGAGAACCCAGCCACCATCGCCAAGGCGCCCCGGCTGGTAGAGGAAGAGGTGGTGCCTTACACGGTCGAGGAGGTGCGGCGCATCTTGGAGGTGGCCAGCCGCGAGCGGAACGCTGCGCGGTGGGTGATCGCCCTGGCGCTCGGCCTCCGGCAGGGCGAGGTGCTCGGCCTCAAGTGGACGGACGTCGACTTCCATCACGGAGTGCTCGTCGTCCACCGTGGCCGCCTGCGGCCCCGGTACCAGCACGGCTGCGGAGACACGTGCGGCCGCAAGCCCGGCTACTGTCCGCAGAAAGTCAACGTCCGTCGCGAGACCAAGGAGACCAAGTCCCGCGCCGGACGGCGCCCCATCGGTGTCCCTGACGAGCTGATGAAGCTCCTTGCGCAACACCGAGACGAGCAGGACCGCGAACGCATCCTTGCCCGCGACCTCTGGGTGGAGAAGGGCTACGTCTTCACCTCGCCGATGGGGGAGCCGCTCAACCCCAATACCGACCACCATAAGTGGAAGGAACTACTGGAGGCCGCTGGCCTGCGCGATGGCCGGCTCCACGACGCCCGGCACACCGCGGGCACCATCCTGCTCATCCTCAGCGTGCCCGACACCGTCGTAGACGCGATCATGGGCTGGGAACCCGGCCAGTCCGCCCACATGCGCCGCCGCTACCAGCACCTGACCAACCGCGTCCTCAAGGACACGGCAGCCAAGGTCGGCGAACTGCTTTGGGCAGCGCCTGCTGATTGTTAG
- a CDS encoding relaxase/mobilization nuclease domain-containing protein, with product MIPSVKKPGGNTRGLLAYLYGPGRHDEHHDPHIVASFSPRGLPDPGRDPDATLTALGKVLDVPVRLRNEGFGRKVTDHVWHCPVRAAPGDRYLSDAEWGEIARRIVHAAGIAPDGDPLACRWIAVRHADDHIHILATTVREDGRRPKLHNCGMRAQAEARLIETELGLHQVAPGDRTGERRPTQAEMHKADRLGWQQTSRQWLQERIRAAIPHAASVEELFAYLEADGVEVKVRTLPSGDLQGYSVGRPGDLKADGTQLFISGGKVAPDLTLPQLRDRLAGSAPEEQPTARRNRPSTSWQRTTSALDTLHDHLTQHPDAWEDRRAQAQITALGEIIDATAQTGPAELRNQLRSASREFARAQRSRIRADHHTATGLRQAARDIAHAGDGPDGSTFAVLLTALVWSAILAARWHQARCHRQQAEAARTAVIHLQAAYDQAAAPHLAALTHRQPTMEISHTLAGQVRTAVPDHADRILTDPTWPALATVLADAQTGGHRPRTLLAEAAARRELTTARQPARVLLGRIQHTARNPAPNPRAEAARLRSHAAGHLPRSHNPQPAAPAASPITEPRQHRGR from the coding sequence GTGATCCCCTCGGTGAAGAAGCCCGGCGGCAACACCCGCGGGCTGCTGGCCTACCTCTACGGGCCCGGCCGGCACGACGAACACCACGACCCGCACATCGTGGCCTCCTTCAGCCCCCGCGGCCTGCCCGACCCCGGCCGCGACCCTGACGCCACTCTCACCGCTCTCGGCAAGGTTCTCGACGTCCCCGTCCGCCTCCGCAACGAGGGCTTCGGAAGGAAGGTCACCGATCACGTGTGGCACTGCCCCGTGCGCGCCGCGCCCGGCGACCGCTACCTGTCGGATGCCGAGTGGGGTGAGATCGCCCGCCGTATCGTCCACGCCGCGGGCATCGCCCCCGACGGTGACCCGCTGGCCTGCCGGTGGATCGCCGTGCGCCACGCGGACGACCACATCCACATCCTGGCCACCACCGTCCGCGAGGACGGCCGCCGCCCCAAGCTCCACAACTGTGGCATGCGCGCCCAGGCCGAGGCCCGCCTGATCGAGACCGAACTCGGCCTCCACCAGGTCGCGCCCGGCGACCGGACCGGGGAGCGCCGCCCCACCCAGGCCGAGATGCACAAGGCCGACCGCCTCGGCTGGCAGCAGACCAGCCGCCAGTGGCTGCAGGAGCGCATCCGGGCAGCCATCCCGCACGCCGCCAGCGTGGAGGAGCTGTTCGCCTACCTTGAGGCCGACGGTGTCGAGGTCAAGGTCCGGACTCTGCCCTCCGGCGACCTTCAGGGCTACAGCGTCGGCCGTCCCGGCGACCTGAAAGCCGACGGCACCCAGCTCTTCATCTCCGGCGGTAAGGTCGCCCCCGATCTGACCCTGCCCCAGCTCCGCGACCGCCTCGCGGGGAGCGCGCCGGAGGAGCAGCCGACGGCCCGCCGCAACCGGCCCAGTACGAGCTGGCAGCGCACCACCAGCGCCCTCGACACCCTCCACGACCACCTCACCCAGCACCCGGACGCCTGGGAGGACCGGCGGGCGCAGGCGCAGATCACCGCGCTCGGCGAGATCATCGACGCCACCGCCCAGACCGGACCCGCCGAACTGCGCAACCAACTGCGCTCCGCCAGCCGGGAGTTCGCCCGCGCCCAGCGCTCCCGCATCCGCGCCGACCACCACACCGCAACCGGCCTGCGCCAGGCCGCCCGTGACATCGCCCACGCCGGCGACGGCCCCGACGGCAGCACCTTCGCCGTCCTGCTCACCGCCCTGGTCTGGTCAGCGATCCTCGCGGCCCGCTGGCACCAAGCCCGCTGCCACCGCCAACAGGCCGAAGCAGCCCGTACCGCGGTGATCCATCTGCAAGCCGCCTACGACCAGGCCGCCGCCCCGCACCTCGCAGCCCTCACCCACCGACAGCCCACCATGGAGATCAGCCACACCCTCGCCGGACAAGTCCGCACCGCCGTCCCCGACCACGCCGACCGCATCCTCACCGACCCCACCTGGCCAGCCCTCGCAACCGTCCTCGCCGACGCCCAAACAGGCGGCCACCGCCCTCGCACCCTCCTGGCCGAAGCCGCCGCCCGCCGCGAACTCACCACAGCCCGCCAACCCGCCCGCGTCCTCCTCGGCCGCATTCAGCACACCGCCCGCAACCCCGCACCCAACCCGCGGGCCGAAGCCGCCCGGCTCCGCTCCCACGCCGCAGGACACCTTCCCCGATCCCACAACCCCCAGCCCGCCGCACCCGCGGCCAGCCCCATAACCGAACCGCGTCAGCACCGCGGGCGCTGA
- a CDS encoding DUF6907 domain-containing protein has protein sequence MTTTVGAVMSGYLPDWAEDDPSEAGVPLDLLPVRLGGINHRTFFEGPLMHLTATNSRDDAEEDVIFAGSIDCNPYDTDTRLRKPVVNIQASPHHWILGLDPGELADVASKLRAQADLLRDEVLPALIAAREDWSAHHPEQPLTTSALPPGLAQAEATARPSLPPHPVRHTDHPEGR, from the coding sequence ATCACCACGACGGTCGGCGCCGTGATGTCCGGCTACCTGCCCGACTGGGCGGAGGACGACCCCAGCGAGGCCGGCGTGCCGCTCGACCTGCTGCCGGTACGGCTCGGCGGAATCAACCACCGGACCTTCTTCGAAGGCCCGCTGATGCACCTCACCGCGACGAACAGCAGGGACGACGCGGAGGAGGACGTGATCTTCGCGGGAAGCATCGACTGCAACCCCTACGACACCGACACCCGCCTGCGCAAACCCGTCGTGAACATCCAAGCCAGTCCCCACCACTGGATCCTCGGCCTCGACCCGGGCGAACTCGCCGACGTCGCATCGAAGCTGCGCGCCCAGGCCGACTTACTCCGCGACGAAGTCCTGCCCGCACTCATCGCCGCCCGTGAGGACTGGTCCGCCCACCATCCGGAGCAACCGCTCACCACGTCAGCCCTGCCGCCAGGGCTGGCCCAGGCAGAGGCCACCGCACGGCCCTCATTGCCGCCCCACCCTGTCCGTCACACCGATCACCCCGAGGGACGTTGA
- a CDS encoding helix-turn-helix domain-containing protein, whose translation MPARRRNRPSRLHQEPEAVTWAREKAGLTKRAAADRVGISEQLMGEIESGWRSATPANLIKITAALNCPLVMVEGKRTAAVE comes from the coding sequence GTGCCCGCCCGCCGCCGTAACCGGCCGAGCAGGCTCCACCAGGAGCCCGAGGCAGTCACATGGGCACGCGAGAAAGCCGGCCTGACCAAGCGGGCGGCTGCCGACAGGGTAGGCATCAGCGAGCAGTTGATGGGCGAGATCGAATCCGGCTGGCGCAGCGCCACCCCAGCCAACCTGATCAAGATCACCGCCGCGCTGAACTGCCCACTTGTCATGGTGGAAGGCAAACGCACGGCGGCCGTGGAGTGA